The Desulfurobacteriaceae bacterium DNA window CCACTTCCAGCTTCTTGTCCAAGTTCTTTCTCTTTTCCAGAGAAGAAATAAACCCCAAAACCTCTTCAAGATACTCATCAGGAAGTTTCTCAATTTTTTGGAGAATCAACTCTTTGGTATTCATCCCTAACCTCTCCTAAAAGGTTGCATTCTATTAACCATCATCTACCTCAGATAAAGCCTCTCCAATTCGGTTTAAAGCAACCTTATCCTCAATAGAAATACTCTCTATCTCACCCTT harbors:
- a CDS encoding DUF2281 domain-containing protein; this encodes MNTKELILQKIEKLPDEYLEEVLGFISSLEKRKNLDKKLEVAVLSESSLRKDWLRPEEEEAWKDL